A genomic stretch from Malus domestica chromosome 15, GDT2T_hap1 includes:
- the LOC103402382 gene encoding uncharacterized protein At1g10890 isoform X1, whose protein sequence is MPRDLARSQSRSPSYRRRRSPSPVGHRSSRRSRRDRSRSPYSSYSHSRRKSRSITPKRRRSRSPTPRRRKSRSPTPRRRKSRSPTPRRRKSRSPTPRRRKSRSPVLRRYKRQRSRSSSLSPIRKSSSSSLGLLDQKNATEKLRKEEEEEKKRRQQEAELKLLEEETSRRVEEAIRRKVEESLNSDEIKVEIQRQLEEGRKKLLTEVAAQLEKEKEAALVEARHKEEQARKEKEELEGMLEENRRRVEEAQRREALEQQRREEERYRELEELQRQKEEALRRKKQEEEEARLNQMKLLGKNKSRPKLSFAFGSK, encoded by the exons ATGCCTCGTGACTTGGCACGGTCACAATCACGATCACCTTCTTATAGGCGAAGGCGTTCGCCATCTCCAGTGGGGCATCGGTCTAGCAGGAGAAGCCGCAGAGACAGAAGCCGGTCTCCATATTCTTCGTATTCTCATAGCAG ACGGAAAAGTCGTTCAATTACCCCTAAGCGTCGAAGAAGTCGTTCTCCGACTCCAAGACGACGTAAAAGTCGTTCTCCTACCCCAAGACGTCGTAAAAGTCGTTCTCCAACCCCAAGACGCCGTAAAAGTCGTTCTCCAACCCCAAGACGCCGTAAAAGTCGTTCTCCAGTATTGAGGCGTTATAAGAGGCAAAGAAGTAGGAGCTCCTCCTTGTCTCCTATTCGTAAATCTTCTAGTTCAAGTCTTGGATTGTTGGACCAGAAAAATGCTACTGAGAAattgagaaaggaagaagaagaagagaagaaaag GCGGCAACAAGAAGCAGAATTGAAACTGCTAGAAGAAGAGACTTCAAGGAGGGTGGAAGAAGCAATTCGTAGGAAAGTTGAGGAGAGCTTAAACTCCGATGAGATTAAAGTGGAAATACAGAGGCAGTTGGAGGAAGGACGGAAGAAGCTTCTTACTGAAGTGGCAGCGCAACTTgagaaagaaaaggaagcaGCTCTGGTTGAGGCTAGGCATAAGGAG GAACAAGCtcgaaaagagaaagaagagctaGAAGGGATGCTTGAAGAGAACCGGAGGAGAGTGGAAGAAGCTCAAAGAAGGGAGGCTTTGGAGCAGCAGCGGAGGGAGGAGGAGCGATACAGGGAACTGGAAGAGCTCCAGAGACAGAAAGAAGAGGCGTTGCGAAGGAAGAaacaagaggaggaggaagcacgGTTGAATCAAATGAAACTGTTGGGTAAGAACAAATCCCGGCCAAAATTGTCATTTGCATTCGGGTCCAaatag
- the LOC103402382 gene encoding uncharacterized protein At1g10890 isoform X2: protein MRRKSRSITPKRRRSRSPTPRRRKSRSPTPRRRKSRSPTPRRRKSRSPTPRRRKSRSPVLRRYKRQRSRSSSLSPIRKSSSSSLGLLDQKNATEKLRKEEEEEKKRRQQEAELKLLEEETSRRVEEAIRRKVEESLNSDEIKVEIQRQLEEGRKKLLTEVAAQLEKEKEAALVEARHKEEQARKEKEELEGMLEENRRRVEEAQRREALEQQRREEERYRELEELQRQKEEALRRKKQEEEEARLNQMKLLGKNKSRPKLSFAFGSK from the exons ATGAG ACGGAAAAGTCGTTCAATTACCCCTAAGCGTCGAAGAAGTCGTTCTCCGACTCCAAGACGACGTAAAAGTCGTTCTCCTACCCCAAGACGTCGTAAAAGTCGTTCTCCAACCCCAAGACGCCGTAAAAGTCGTTCTCCAACCCCAAGACGCCGTAAAAGTCGTTCTCCAGTATTGAGGCGTTATAAGAGGCAAAGAAGTAGGAGCTCCTCCTTGTCTCCTATTCGTAAATCTTCTAGTTCAAGTCTTGGATTGTTGGACCAGAAAAATGCTACTGAGAAattgagaaaggaagaagaagaagagaagaaaag GCGGCAACAAGAAGCAGAATTGAAACTGCTAGAAGAAGAGACTTCAAGGAGGGTGGAAGAAGCAATTCGTAGGAAAGTTGAGGAGAGCTTAAACTCCGATGAGATTAAAGTGGAAATACAGAGGCAGTTGGAGGAAGGACGGAAGAAGCTTCTTACTGAAGTGGCAGCGCAACTTgagaaagaaaaggaagcaGCTCTGGTTGAGGCTAGGCATAAGGAG GAACAAGCtcgaaaagagaaagaagagctaGAAGGGATGCTTGAAGAGAACCGGAGGAGAGTGGAAGAAGCTCAAAGAAGGGAGGCTTTGGAGCAGCAGCGGAGGGAGGAGGAGCGATACAGGGAACTGGAAGAGCTCCAGAGACAGAAAGAAGAGGCGTTGCGAAGGAAGAaacaagaggaggaggaagcacgGTTGAATCAAATGAAACTGTTGGGTAAGAACAAATCCCGGCCAAAATTGTCATTTGCATTCGGGTCCAaatag
- the LOC103402383 gene encoding phosphatidylinositol 4-phosphate 5-kinase 7 has product MDYAVSEKAFSNRDVYVGNFKGILPHGNGKYTWSDGTVYEGDWEEGKMTGKGKLIWTSGAQYVGDFSGGYVHGYGIFNGPDGSFYHGSWRMNVQHGMGKKQYCDSDIYEGSWKEGVQEGSGRYLWSSGNTYIGSWKGGKMCGRGVMKWENGDLYNGSWLNGLRDGSGVYRFADGGYYFGTWSRGLKDGKGTFYPVGTKHPSLKRWCSSVGYSSDGSSSLSGHLLNSMEGKARPTVKRSFSEKISIGGILRNSRRISHKAMSLDKNWTACDPSGEFIRYDSLCSLSQASEDVQHETRDNNTSVYEREYMQGVLIKERERNHTEISRKNKQRNKISVTPKSSCIDMFGAHRSYYLMLNLQLGIRYTVGKITPVPVREVRSSDFGERARIRMYFPRRGSQFTPPHYSVDFYWKDYCPMVFRNLREMFKLDAAEYMMSICGDDGLRELSSPGKSGSIFYLSHDDRFVIKTLRKTELKVLLKMLPSYYCHVGKHENTLITKFFGLHRITLKGGKKVRFMVMGNMFCTELRIHRRYDLKGSSIGRCTDKNKIRENTTLKDLDLSFEFHMDKLLRESLFKQISLDCMFLQSQQIIDYSLLLGLHFRAPENLKGFSQPPAAMHNDESLPTNDGVTSQGELLIPPKGLLLVTHEPGSVSTAPGPHIRGSTLKAYSLGDKEVDLLVPGTGRLRVQLGVNMPAQAYHKLTQDEVDSTEVELFEFYDVVLYMGIIDILQEYNTKKKFEHAYKSLQFDPQCISAVEPKLYAKRFINFLEKVFPDLP; this is encoded by the exons ATGGATTACGCTGTAAG CGAGAAAGCCTTCTCAAATAGAGATGTCTATGTCGGGAACTTTAAGGGAATTCTGCCTCATGGTAACGGTAAATACACTTGGTCTGATGGAACAGTATACGAGGGTGATTGGGAAGAAGGGAAAATGACAGGTAAAGGGAAGCTCATTTGGACATCAGGAGCACAATATGTCGGTGATTTCTCTGGCGGTTACGTTCATGGTTATGGCATTTTTAATGGACCTGATGGTTCTTTCTACCACGGTTCCTGGAGGATGAATGTTCAGCATGGGATGGGAAAAAAACAGTATTGTGATTCAGATATCTATGAAGGATCTTGGAAGGAAGGAGTACAGGAAGGCAGTGGTAGGTATTTGTGGAGTAGTGGGAATACATATATTGGGAGTTGGAAAGGCGGGAAAATGTGTGGAAGAGGGGTCATGAAATGGGAAAATGGTGATCTGTACAATGGCTCTTGGTTAAATGGGTTAAGAGACGGGTCTGGAGTTTACAGGTTTGCTGATGGAGGATATTATTTTGGAACGTGGAGTCGGGGCCTAAAGGATGGAAAAGGAACATTTTATCCAGTAGGAACTAAACATCCATCCCTAAAGAGGTGGTGCAGCTCTGTAGGATATAGCAGTGACGGATCAAGCTCGTTGTCTGGACATTTGCTAAATTCAATGGAAGGCAAGGCTAGACCAACTGTCAAGCGCAGTTTTTCAGAGAAAATATCTATTGGTGGAATTTTAAGAAATTCGAGACGTATATCACACAAGGCTATGTCATTAGATAAAAATTGGACTGCTTGTGATCCTTCTGGAGAGTTTATACGTTATGACTCCTTATGCTCATTGTCCCAAGCCTCTGAGGATGTTCAACATGAGACGCGAGATAATAACACTTCGGTTTATGAGAGAGAATACATGCAAGGGGTGCTgatcaaagagagagagaggaatcaTACTGAGATATCCCGGAAAAATAAACAACGAAATAAAATTTCAGTGACACCAAAGAGTTCATGTATTGACATGTTTGGAGCCCACAGAAGCTATTATCTAATGCTTAATTTGCAACTCGGTATCAG GTACACTGTTGGGAAGATCACACCAGTTCCTGTACGTGAAGTTCGATCTTCTGACTTTGGAGAACGAGCCAGAATAAGGATGTATTTCCCCAGAAGAGGTTCTCAGTTTACACCTCCGCATTATTCAGTTGATTTCTATTGGAAAGATTATTGCCCGATGGTCTTCAG GAATTTAAGGGAAATGTTTAAATTAGATGCTGCCGAGTACATGATGTCCATTTGTGGCGATGATGGTTTAAGAGAGCTTTCTTCTCCGGGGAAAAGTGGCAGTATCTTCTATCTTTCTCATGATGACAGATTTGTGATCAAAACTTTAAGAAAAACAGAACTGAAG GTTCTGCTCAAGATGCTGCCTAGCTATTATTGCCATGTAGGAAAACATGAAAACACTCTCATCACAAAATTTTTTGGGCTCCATCGGATAACATTAAAAGGTGGAAAAAAG GTACGGTTTATGGTCATGGGGAATATGTTTTGCACTGAATTACGAATTCATCGCCGTTATGATTTGAAGGGTTCATCTATTGGAAGATGTacagacaaaaataaaattagagagAATACCACATTGAAAGATCTGGATCTGTCATTTGAATTTCATATGGACAAACTGTTGCGAGAATCCCTTTTCAA gcaaatatcactagactgcaTGTTTCTACAATCTCAGCAGATTATCGATTATAGCCTTCTGTTGGGCCTACATTTTAGAGCTCCCGAGAATCTGAAGGGATTTTCGCAACCTCCTGCTGCAATGCACAACGATGAGAGTTTACCTACTAATGATG GTGTGACTTCCCAAGGGGAGCTTTTGATTCCTCCTAAAGGTCTTCTGCTGGTAACCCATGAGCCTGGCTCTGTCAGTACCGCACCAGGTCCTCACATCAGAGGAAGTACATTGAAAGCTTATTCTCTCGGTGACAAAGAAGTTGATCTTCTAGTCCCCGGTACAGGAAG GTTAAGAGTGCAATTAGGTGTAAACATGCCAGCCCAGGCCTATCATAAGCTTACACAGGACGAGGTCGATTCAACAGAAGTAGAACTTTTTGAATTTTACGACGTGGTTCTTTATATGGGGATAATCGATATACTGCAGGAATACAACACGAAGAAGAAATTTGAGCATGCTTACAAATCATTGCAGTTTGATCCTCAATGCATTTCTGCTGTGGAACCGAAGCTGTACGCTAAGCGTTTCATCAATTTCTTGGAGAAGGTTTTTCCGGACCTGCCATAA
- the LOC103416381 gene encoding RNA demethylase ALKBH9B-like produces the protein MTMMMEDGQGQDWRSLARTLEPDQILEVLSGGFCSNCQLLLESRIHTLLNKKVGEKVSFSSDDDNNSSAQLKSMDAQTPSPCQCVDEPIVPSSENTTESFDKMLDQQECTPIQTPYHTTPVHSSIQIECTSNSSPPMLFAGAKSGDSSEDPNEHNRVLQVRRQNFVHIEYRHGRRINVLQGLELHTRVFDAEEQKQIIECVYNLQRMGKSGQLRARTYSEPRKWMRGKGRVTIQFGCCYNYAVDKNGNRPGIVRDEDVDPLPPLFKQMIKRMVGWHILPSSCIPDSCIVNIYDEGDCIPPHIDHDDFVRPFCTVSLLAECKILFGSNLKVVGPGDFSGPYSIRLPVGSVLLLDGNAANVAKHCIPGVPARRISITFRKMDSSKLPHNFFHDPELQGIKPYAVSPFAKSKTQQDQREKHYSYLPRRNRGEFKNAKKRNRNSFLLEKYEFSPPGRFSSGNRRMFNRR, from the exons atgacgatgatgatggaGGATGGCCAGGGCCAAGATTGGAGGAGCTTGGCGAGGACTTTAGAACCCGACCAAATTCTGGAAGTTTTGTCAGGCGGGTTTTGCAGCAACTGCCAGCTCCTTTTGGAGAGTCGAATTCACACCCTCCTCAACA AAAAAGTAGGTGAGAAGGTATCTTTTTCCAGTGATGATGATAATAATAGTTCTGCACAATTGAAGTCCATGGATGCACAAACCCCTTCACCATGCCAGTGTGTGGACGAACCAATTGTGCCGTCCTCAGAGAATACTACGGAGTCCTTCGATAAAATGCTTGACCAGCAAGAGTGCACTCCAATCCAAACACCTTATCATACAACTCCTGTCCACTCATCAATCCAAATAGAGTGCACGTCTAATTCATCTCCTCCGATGTTATTCGCTGGTGCAAAAAGTGGAGATTCCTCGGAGGATCCAAACGAGCATAACCGAGTATTACAAGTTCGGAGACAGAACTTCGTCCACATTGAGTACAGACATGGCAGACGAATAAATGTCTTACAGGGCCTAGAGCTACATACTCGGGTTTTTGATGCCGAGGAGCAGAAGCAAATTATCGAGTGTGTCTACAATTTACAACGTATGGGGAAAAGTGGACAACTTAGAG CGCGTACGTATAGCGAACCTAGGAAGTGGATGCGTGGTAAAGGACGTGTGACCATACAATTTGGCTGTTGTTACAATTATGCAGTG GATAAGAATGGGAACCGGCCAGGTATCGTTAGAGATGAAGATGTTGATCCTCTACCTCCTTTGTTCAAGCAAATGATAAAGAGGATGGTTGGTTGGCATATATTACCTTCATCATGCATCCCGGACAGCTGCATTGTGAATATTTATGACGAAGGGGATTGCATTCCTCCTCATATTGACCACGATGATTTTGTTAGACCGTTTTGCACGGTTTCACTTTTGGCCGAATGCAAGATACTCTTCGGTTCAAATCTAAAGGTTGTAGGACCTGGAGACTTTTCAGGACCTTATTCTATACGTTTGCCCGTCGG ATCGGTGCTTCTTCTAGATGGTAATGCAGCTAACGTTGCTAAGCATTGCATACCTGGTGTTCCGGCAAGAAG GATTTCGATTACATTCAGAAAAATGGATAGTAGCAAGCTACCGCACAATTTTTTCCATGATCCCGAGCTTCAGGGAATTAAACCTTATGCTGTTTCTCCATTTGCCAAATCAAAAACCCAGCAAGATCAACGAGAGAAGCATTATTCCTATCTTCCTAGACGCAACCGTGGTGAATTCAAGAACGCTAAGAAGCGGAACCGCAACTCTTTTCTTCTTGAGAAATATGAGTTCTCTCCACCTGGGAGATTCAGTTCTGGGAACAGACGGATGTTCAACAGACGGTGA